CGGAGGCGCAGAGCCGGTTGACGGTCGCGCCGGGCACGGTGACGGGCAGTCCGGCCAGCAGCACGGCCATGCGGGCGACATCGCGGTTCTCCTCGCCCGCGCCGTTGGCGTTGCCGAAGTAGACGTCGTCGATGCGCGCCGGGTCCAGGGCGGGGGTGCGGGCGAGCAGGCCGCGCACCACATGGGCGGCCAGGTCGTCGGGGCGCACCCCGGACAGGGCGCCGCCGTATTTGCCGATGGGAGTGCGGACGGCGTCGACGATATAGACGTCACGGCAGACGTCACGCGAGGTGGTCATCGGGTCTCCTTCCCGGGCTTCCCGGCGGCTTTGAGGGCGCGCAGCGCCGCCAGCTCTTGGGGGGTGGGCGGCTCGGTGGTGCCCACGGTGTCGGCGACGGTCAGCTCCCAGCCGGTGGCGGCCCGTACCCGCTCCACGGTGACGTCCGGGTGCACTTCGGTCAGCACCAGCTCGGCGGTGGCCGGGTCGGGGCGCAGGATGCCCAGGTCGGTGATGACGGCGGTGGGGCCGGCGCCCGGCATGCCGAGCTTCTTACGGTCGCCGGGGCCGCCGCCGTGGCCCAGGGTCGTCACGAAGTCCAGCCGCTCCACGAAGTTGCGGGTGGAGTGGCGCAGCACCATCAGCACCTTGCCGCAGTTGGAGGCGATCTCGGGGGCGCCGCCCGCGCCGGGGAGGCGGCCCTCGGGCTTGTCCGGGCCGCGGTCCACGACGGTGGTGTTGATGTTGGCGTAGCGGTCGACCTGGGCGGCGCCGAGGAAGCCGACGTCGATCCGGCCGCCCTGGAGCCAGTAGTTGAACATCTCCGGCACCGGGACCACCGCGTCGGCCGTCTCGGCGAGCTCGCCGTCGCCGATGGACAGCGGGAGCCGGGTGGGCTTGGAGCCGATGGTGCCCGACTCGTAGAGGAGTACGAGGCCGGGGTTGACGGTGGCGCGGGCCAGGTTGGCGGCGGTGCTGGGGAGGCCGATGCCGACGAAGCAGGTGGTGGCGTCGGTGAGCGCGCGGGCGGCGTTCACCTCCATCAGCTCGTCGGATGTGTAGTTGTAGTCCGTCGTCCCGGCGGGGGTGGCGGTCATCGGGTGAGGGCTCCCTCGCTGTTGCGCACGTTGCTGTCGCGCACGTCGCTGTTGCGCACGTTGTCCTCGATCCACGTCAAGAACGCCTCGCGGTCGCGGGCGATCGGGTCCCATGCCTGGTAGAAGTCGTTGTCGCGGGTCGAGTACCCGGTGGCGTAGGAGGGGTGGGCGCCGCCGGGGACGACGGACACCGCGTCGATCACCCACGTCGGCAGGACGATCCCGCCGGGGCGTGGCGTGAGCTCCTCGACGATCTCCTCCACGGTCACCAGCACCCGGTCCGCCGCGAGCGCCGCCTCCTTCTGCACCCCGGTCAGCCCCCACATCTGCACATTGCCGGCCCGGTCGGCCTGCTGGGCGTGGATGACGGTGACGTCCGGGTTGAGCGCCGCGACGGCGGCCAACTCCTCCCCGGTGAAGGGGCAGACGACGGTGGAGACGGTGTCCGTACGGGTCGGGATGTCGCTGCCGCGATAGCCGCGCAATACGGCGAACGGCAGCTTGGAGGCGCCCGCCACATAGCGGTTCGCCATGCCCGCGTGGCTGTGCTCGTCCAGCTCCAGCGGCCGCGGCCAGCCGTTCTCGACGGCGTCACGGAAGCGGTGCAGCGAGCCCACGCCGGGGTTGCCGCCCCAGGAGAACACCAGCTTGCGGACGAGTCCGGCGCCGATGAGCTGGTCGTAGATGACGTCCGGGGTCATCCGGGCGAGGGTGAGATCGGTGATGCCCTGACGGATGACCTCGTGCGCGGCGGCGTACGGGATCAGGTGGGTGAATCCCTCCATCGCGACGGTGTCCCCGTCGTGGACGAGGTCCGCCACGGCGTCCCTCAGGCTTCGGATGTCGGCCATCGTCACTCCGCGGGTTCGGGATGCTCAGTGTGCTGACTAATGTGGTGCCGGTTTCGCACGGTGCCATTGGGTGGTGCGCTCGTCAAGGGAGTCTAGGTCGAATGTCGGCCTCTCGACATGGGGTCTTCCACAGGGCAGAATTACTCAGTGCACGGAGTAAGTGGGAGTAAGTGAGCAGCGGGGAAGCGGAAGCCGGAAGGCACGGCATGGGAGGCACGGCATGGGTGGCGCGGTCGATCTGAACACGCACCCCGGGCATCTGGCCCGCCGCTTCCAGCAGGCGCACTCCCTGCTGTGGGGCGCGATGGTCTCCGAGGAGACCACCTCGCCGCAGTTCGCGGTGGTCAACGCGCTGATCGAGAAGCCGGAGATCGACCAGCGGACGCTGAGCGAACACGTCCATCTCGACCGCTCCACCATCGCCGACCTGGTCGCCCGGCTGGCCCGGCGCGGCCTGCTGGAGCGGGTGCGCGACCCGAACGACGGCCGCCGTAACGTCCTGCGGCTGACGGAGGAGGGCGTCCGGGTCCACCGGAAGCTGGTCACCCGGACGTCCCGGATGAACCGGGTCTTCCTGGCCCCGCTGGACGAGACGGAGCGGGAGACGCTGCTGCGGCTGATCGCGCGGGTCGCGGACGCGGCGGAGGAGTTGCGTGCGTAGGCGCGCGGGGCGCGCAAGGGGGCGGCGCGCTGGGGTGCCGCTCCGGCCGTCGGCCGTCGGCCGCCCGACGGGCCGGGGCGAACCTCGCCCGCCACGAACTGGGTGGCTCCTAGGGGTGTCCGCAGCGTCTTGACGCCTGCGGCGGGCTGCTCCCCTCCCCGCCCCTTCCCGAAACTGGGGCTCCGCCCCAGCCCCCGGGCTCCGCTCCGACCTCGAGCCCCGGGCTCTGTCCCAGCCCCCGGGCTCCGCTCCGACCTCGAGCCCCGGGCTCTGCTCCAGCCCCTGGGCTCCGCTCCGACCTCGAGCCCTGGGCTCCGCTTCAGCCCCTGGGCTCCGCTCCGACCTCGAGCCCCGGGCTCCGTCCCAGCCCCCGGGCTTCGCTCCAGCCCCTGGACCCGGGCGAAGCCCAGGCCCCGGGCCGGGGCTTCGCCCCTTCGCGTGGCATCGAGGGGGTCCGGGGGCGGAGCCCCTGGTATCGGGAAGGGGCGGGGAGGGGACAGCCCGCCGCAGGCGGCGCGGTCCGCGCCGGGCGGTCCCTACGAGGCCGATGGCCTCGTGCCGATGATGACCGTGGCGTCCAGCTCGTCGCTTTCGGCCAGCCGTGGCTCCAGCCCGCCCTCCGCCACGATGGCCATCGCCGTGGCCGCCTGCCGTCCGCTCGTCTCGAAGAGCAGCGAGCCGCCCGGGGTCAGCCAGCCGCCCGCCCCGGCGGTCACCCGGCGCAGGACGTCCAGCCCGTCCGCGCCGCCGTCCAGCGCCACCCGCGCCTCGTGGACCCGGGCCTCCGGCGGCAGCAGCCCGACCTCCTCGGTGGGCACGTACGGGACGTTGGCCAGCAGGAGGTCCACGCGGCCGCGCAGCGCGGCGGGCAGCGGCTCGTAGAGGTCGCCCGCGTACACCGTGCCGCCCGCCGCCCCGACATTGCGCCGCGCGCAGCGCACCGCGACCGGGTCGATATCGGCCGCGTACAGCTCCACCCCGCCCAGGGCCGAGGCCAGCGCGGCGCCCAGCGCGCCCGAGCCGCAGCACAGATCGACCACGACGGCCCCGGACCGGGCCAGCGGTACGGCCTGCTCGACCAGGAACTCGGTGCGCCGGCGCGGTACGAAGACCCCGGGGTCGATGGATATGCGAAGTCCCCGGAAATCCGCCCAGCCGAGGACGTGCTCCAGCGGCAGTCCGGCGGCGCGCCGGTCCACCATGGCGTCGATCTCGGCCGGAACGTGGCCCGCGGAAAGGATCAGCCGCGCCTCGTCCTCGGCGAACACGCACCCGGCGGCGCGGAGCCTGGTGACGACGGCGGAAAGGGTGACAAGTGAAGATGGAGAAGCCGACATGGAGCCCGGAAAACCTTTCGGGATGCCTGGGGCGCTCCCGCCGGTCGGCTATGCCGCGTCGTACGTCACGGCGACCGCACGGCCGTCAAGGGCGAGCACCCAGCCTGAACTGGCGTTGATGGGTCTCACCTCCTCGGTGCGTACGGGTGTGGCCACATTACCCGATGCCTCGGCGCCGTGGCGGTCACGGTGCAGCCGGGGCAGCGGGTGCAGCGGGTGCAGCCGGGGCAGCCGGGGCAGTCGGGGCACGGAAGGTGCGCCGGTACGCCGACGGGGCGACCCCCGCCTCCGCCGCCAGGTGCCGCCGCAGCGAGGTGGCGGTGGCGAAGCCGACCTCGTGGGCGACTCGTTCCACCGGCAGGTCGCTGGACTCCAGCAGGTGCCGCGCCCGCCGCAGCCGCTGCTGGGTCAGCCAGCGGCCGGGGCTCAGACCGGTCTCCTCCCGGAAGCGCCGGGCGAAGGTACGGGTGCTCATCGCCGCGTGTGCGGCCAGCTCGTCCAGCGACAGCGGCAGTTCCAGCCGTTGCAGCGCCCAGTCGCGGGTCGGCCCGGTGCCGGTGTCGCCCGCGGGCGGCAGCGGCCGCTCGATG
This genomic interval from Streptomyces asiaticus contains the following:
- a CDS encoding CoA-transferase subunit beta is translated as MTATPAGTTDYNYTSDELMEVNAARALTDATTCFVGIGLPSTAANLARATVNPGLVLLYESGTIGSKPTRLPLSIGDGELAETADAVVPVPEMFNYWLQGGRIDVGFLGAAQVDRYANINTTVVDRGPDKPEGRLPGAGGAPEIASNCGKVLMVLRHSTRNFVERLDFVTTLGHGGGPGDRKKLGMPGAGPTAVITDLGILRPDPATAELVLTEVHPDVTVERVRAATGWELTVADTVGTTEPPTPQELAALRALKAAGKPGKETR
- a CDS encoding CoA transferase subunit A; this translates as MADIRSLRDAVADLVHDGDTVAMEGFTHLIPYAAAHEVIRQGITDLTLARMTPDVIYDQLIGAGLVRKLVFSWGGNPGVGSLHRFRDAVENGWPRPLELDEHSHAGMANRYVAGASKLPFAVLRGYRGSDIPTRTDTVSTVVCPFTGEELAAVAALNPDVTVIHAQQADRAGNVQMWGLTGVQKEAALAADRVLVTVEEIVEELTPRPGGIVLPTWVIDAVSVVPGGAHPSYATGYSTRDNDFYQAWDPIARDREAFLTWIEDNVRNSDVRDSNVRNSEGALTR
- a CDS encoding MarR family winged helix-turn-helix transcriptional regulator, producing the protein MGGAVDLNTHPGHLARRFQQAHSLLWGAMVSEETTSPQFAVVNALIEKPEIDQRTLSEHVHLDRSTIADLVARLARRGLLERVRDPNDGRRNVLRLTEEGVRVHRKLVTRTSRMNRVFLAPLDETERETLLRLIARVADAAEELRA
- a CDS encoding putative protein N(5)-glutamine methyltransferase, coding for MSASPSSLVTLSAVVTRLRAAGCVFAEDEARLILSAGHVPAEIDAMVDRRAAGLPLEHVLGWADFRGLRISIDPGVFVPRRRTEFLVEQAVPLARSGAVVVDLCCGSGALGAALASALGGVELYAADIDPVAVRCARRNVGAAGGTVYAGDLYEPLPAALRGRVDLLLANVPYVPTEEVGLLPPEARVHEARVALDGGADGLDVLRRVTAGAGGWLTPGGSLLFETSGRQAATAMAIVAEGGLEPRLAESDELDATVIIGTRPSAS